In Bradyrhizobium erythrophlei, a single genomic region encodes these proteins:
- a CDS encoding outer membrane protein — MPVAQAGVVPRRYSSATLIPRLLTLFGAGIEYAFTNNWSLKGEYLYLGTRRTFTQSGEAGGGLADTVETNTASEPGVHTAKIGLNYRFGGPIVANY, encoded by the coding sequence ATGCCTGTAGCACAGGCGGGTGTGGTACCTCGACGCTATTCCTCAGCCACTCTGATACCCAGGTTACTTACGCTGTTTGGCGCGGGCATCGAATACGCCTTCACCAACAACTGGAGCCTCAAGGGCGAGTATCTCTATCTCGGCACGCGCCGGACATTCACTCAGTCCGGTGAGGCGGGTGGCGGGCTTGCTGACACGGTCGAAACCAACACGGCCAGCGAGCCGGGAGTGCACACCGCAAAGATTGGCCTCAACTATCGTTTCGGAGGACCGATCGTCGCGAATTACTGA
- the tnpC gene encoding IS66 family transposase: MILAERAARLQAEAVAASAKAEAANAKAAEALISYLKLEIEKLRRQIYGSRSERKARLLEQMELQLEELEATATEDELAAERAAAQTQTVKSFQRKRPSRKPFPDHLPRERVVVPAPESCPCCGSSRLSKLGEDITETLEVIPRQWKVIQTVREKFSCRDCETITQPPAPFHVTPRGFAGPNLLAMILFEKFGQHQPLNRQSERYAREGIDLSLSTLADQVGACATTLQPLYRLIERHVLSAERLHGDDTTVPILAKGQTVKGHIWTYVRDDRPFRGRAPPAALYYASRDRRQEHPAQHLQTFTGILQADAYSGYNALYDPSRAQGPIMPALCWAHARRQFFELADIAANARRDKNAAAISPIALEAVKRIDALFDIERGINGQSAEERLRVRRQQSAPLLTALEAWLREQRARLSNSSAVAKPIDYMLRRWDRFTRFVDDWRICLTNNAAERALRGFALGRKSWLFAGSERGADRAAIMATLIMTAKLNDIDPQAWLADVLARIAATPQGRLNELLPWEWKKLLVQSAA; this comes from the coding sequence ATGATCCTCGCGGAGCGCGCCGCGCGCCTGCAAGCGGAAGCGGTCGCGGCGAGCGCCAAAGCGGAAGCGGCCAACGCGAAGGCGGCCGAAGCACTGATCAGTTACCTCAAGCTCGAGATCGAGAAGCTGCGTCGCCAGATTTACGGCAGCCGATCGGAGCGCAAGGCGCGGCTCTTGGAGCAGATGGAGCTTCAGCTTGAAGAGCTGGAAGCAACCGCAACCGAGGACGAACTGGCGGCTGAGAGGGCGGCGGCTCAGACACAGACCGTCAAGTCCTTCCAGCGTAAGCGGCCGTCGCGCAAACCGTTCCCCGATCATCTGCCGCGCGAGCGGGTCGTGGTCCCGGCGCCGGAGAGCTGTCCTTGCTGCGGGTCATCGAGGCTCTCGAAACTGGGTGAGGACATCACCGAGACGCTGGAGGTCATTCCGCGGCAGTGGAAGGTGATCCAGACCGTGCGCGAGAAGTTCTCGTGCCGGGATTGCGAGACAATCACCCAACCGCCGGCGCCCTTCCACGTGACGCCGCGCGGCTTTGCCGGGCCCAACCTCTTGGCCATGATCCTGTTCGAGAAGTTTGGCCAGCATCAGCCTTTGAACCGGCAGAGCGAGCGCTACGCCCGGGAGGGCATCGATCTGAGCCTATCGACGCTGGCCGACCAGGTCGGCGCCTGTGCGACGACCCTGCAGCCGCTTTATCGGCTGATCGAGCGTCATGTCCTCTCCGCCGAGCGACTGCATGGCGACGACACCACGGTGCCGATCCTGGCCAAGGGCCAGACGGTCAAGGGCCACATCTGGACCTATGTCCGCGACGACCGCCCGTTCCGGGGACGGGCGCCGCCGGCCGCGCTCTATTACGCCTCGCGCGATCGCCGGCAGGAGCATCCTGCCCAGCATCTTCAGACGTTCACCGGCATCCTGCAAGCGGACGCCTACAGCGGCTACAACGCGCTGTACGACCCATCGCGCGCGCAGGGACCCATCATGCCCGCACTTTGTTGGGCGCACGCCAGGCGGCAGTTCTTCGAGTTGGCGGACATCGCCGCCAATGCGAGGCGAGACAAGAACGCCGCGGCGATCTCGCCGATCGCGCTGGAAGCAGTCAAGCGCATCGATGCACTGTTCGACATTGAACGCGGCATCAATGGTCAAAGCGCCGAAGAGCGGCTGCGGGTCCGCCGGCAACAGAGTGCGCCGCTGCTGACGGCGCTCGAAGCCTGGCTGCGCGAGCAGCGTGCCCGGCTGTCGAACTCGTCCGCGGTCGCCAAGCCCATCGACTACATGCTGCGCCGCTGGGACCGGTTCACCCGCTTCGTCGATGACTGGCGGATCTGTCTGACCAACAACGCGGCGGAGCGCGCGCTGCGCGGCTTTGCTTTGGGTCGCAAGTCCTGGCTGTTCGCCGGCTCCGAACGTGGGGCCGACCGCGCCGCCATCATGGCCACCCTGATCATGACGGCAAAGCTCAACGACATCGATCCGCAAGCATGGCTGGCCGACGTGCTCGCCCGCATCGCCGCCACTCCGCAAGGCCGGCTCAATGAGCTACTCCCTTGGGAATGGAAGAAGCTCCTTGTTCAGTCCGCCGCATGA
- the tnpB gene encoding IS66 family insertion sequence element accessory protein TnpB (TnpB, as the term is used for proteins encoded by IS66 family insertion elements, is considered an accessory protein, since TnpC, encoded by a neighboring gene, is a DDE family transposase.): MIPLPAGVRVWLATGYTDMRKGFPSLALQVQEILHRDPLGGHLFCFRGRRGNLLKVIWHDGQGACLFTKRLERGRFIWPSPAEGAVTISSAQLGYLLSGIDWRHPQETWRPTSVG, translated from the coding sequence ATGATCCCGTTGCCGGCCGGCGTGCGGGTGTGGCTCGCAACCGGCTATACCGACATGCGGAAGGGCTTTCCGTCGCTGGCCTTGCAGGTGCAGGAGATCCTGCATCGCGACCCGCTGGGCGGCCACCTGTTTTGCTTCCGCGGTCGTCGCGGCAATCTGCTGAAGGTGATCTGGCATGATGGCCAGGGCGCCTGCCTGTTCACGAAGCGCCTGGAGCGGGGTCGCTTCATCTGGCCGAGCCCGGCTGAGGGTGCGGTGACGATCTCGTCGGCGCAGCTCGGTTATCTCCTGTCCGGGATTGACTGGAGGCACCCACAAGAGACGTGGCGGCCGACATCGGTCGGATGA
- the tnpA gene encoding IS66-like element accessory protein TnpA, whose product MTTVTILSGPERRRRWTTAEKLRIVEESLAPGASVVEVARRHDVHRNLVTAWRRQARTGVLVCEPGPMQRQADEVRFAAVSIAPERQPSAAPSGTSGAIEIEFAAGARMRITGAVDAATLSAVVAALTDGQSR is encoded by the coding sequence GTGACAACGGTTACGATTCTGTCCGGTCCAGAGCGACGACGGCGGTGGACCACTGCCGAGAAGCTTCGGATCGTGGAGGAGAGTCTGGCGCCCGGGGCCAGTGTTGTCGAGGTTGCTCGACGACATGATGTTCACCGCAATCTGGTCACGGCCTGGCGGCGGCAGGCCCGCACGGGCGTCCTCGTTTGCGAGCCCGGGCCGATGCAGCGGCAAGCTGACGAAGTCCGTTTTGCGGCGGTCTCCATTGCGCCAGAGCGGCAACCGTCGGCGGCGCCCTCCGGGACCAGCGGTGCGATCGAGATCGAGTTCGCGGCCGGGGCTCGGATGCGGATCACGGGCGCGGTTGACGCCGCGACGCTGAGCGCAGTCGTGGCGGCGCTGACTGATGGGCAGTCACGATGA
- a CDS encoding phenylacetate--CoA ligase family protein, with the protein MSTTEHYDAIETRAPAAREAELFSRLPEILRKAMQAPGYAERLRGVNPAHITSRAALATLPVLRKSDLPALHKAAPPFGGFVNKPPGAFARLFTSPGPIFEPEATRDDPWRGARALHAAGFRPGDVVLNTFSYHLTPGGFMFDMSARALGCAVIPAGPGNTEAQFELIEAYSPVGYCGTPDFLKILIDAAIAADRDVSSIKRAIVSGAAFPPSLQKEIKSHGIEAYQAFGTADLGLIAFDTTARDGMVVNEDIILEIVRPGTGKPVAEGDVGEIVVTTLDPDHPWIRLAIGDLTAALPGTSACGRTNLRIKGWMGRADQTTKVKGMFVRPEQIAEITKRHPELGRLRLVVRRDNEQDVMTLRCECAAPTEALREAVTSTLRAVTNLGGSVELTLPGSLPNDGKVIADERSSS; encoded by the coding sequence GTGAGCACGACCGAGCATTACGACGCGATCGAAACCCGCGCGCCCGCGGCGCGCGAGGCCGAGCTGTTCTCGCGCCTGCCTGAAATCCTGCGCAAGGCGATGCAAGCACCCGGCTATGCCGAGCGGCTGCGCGGCGTCAATCCCGCACACATCACGAGCCGCGCGGCGCTCGCCACGCTGCCGGTGTTGCGCAAATCCGACCTGCCCGCGCTCCACAAGGCCGCACCGCCTTTTGGCGGCTTCGTCAACAAGCCGCCCGGCGCCTTCGCCCGGCTGTTCACCTCGCCGGGACCGATCTTCGAGCCCGAAGCCACCCGCGACGATCCTTGGCGCGGGGCGCGTGCGCTGCATGCCGCCGGCTTTCGGCCGGGCGATGTGGTGCTGAATACGTTCAGCTATCATCTAACGCCGGGCGGATTCATGTTCGATATGTCGGCGCGCGCACTCGGCTGCGCGGTCATTCCCGCCGGCCCCGGCAATACCGAGGCGCAGTTCGAACTGATCGAGGCGTATAGCCCGGTCGGCTATTGCGGAACGCCGGATTTTTTGAAGATCCTGATCGATGCGGCCATCGCCGCCGACCGCGACGTGTCCTCGATCAAGCGCGCGATCGTCTCCGGCGCGGCGTTTCCGCCGTCGCTGCAAAAGGAGATCAAATCGCACGGCATCGAAGCCTATCAGGCCTTCGGCACCGCCGATCTCGGCCTGATCGCCTTCGATACCACCGCGCGCGACGGCATGGTGGTGAACGAGGATATCATTCTCGAAATCGTCCGGCCGGGAACCGGCAAACCCGTCGCGGAGGGTGATGTCGGCGAGATCGTCGTCACCACGCTCGATCCCGACCATCCCTGGATCAGGCTTGCGATCGGCGACCTCACCGCGGCGCTGCCGGGCACAAGCGCGTGCGGACGCACCAATTTGCGCATCAAGGGATGGATGGGCCGCGCCGACCAAACGACCAAGGTAAAAGGCATGTTCGTTCGCCCCGAACAGATTGCCGAGATCACCAAACGTCACCCTGAACTCGGACGGCTGCGGCTCGTGGTGCGGCGTGACAACGAACAGGACGTGATGACGCTGAGGTGCGAATGCGCCGCGCCCACCGAAGCGCTACGCGAGGCGGTCACCTCAACGCTGCGCGCGGTAACGAACCTTGGCGGCAGCGTCGAACTGACCCTGCCCGGAAGCCTGCCCAACGACGGCAAGGTGATCGCCGACGAGCGAAGCTCATCTTAA
- a CDS encoding ABC transporter ATP-binding protein has translation MQTIETQIDQTSTAATAPILAVRNIEVVYDDVILVLRGLSLDVPKGSIVALLGANGAGKSTTLKAISGLLKTEDGEVTRGEILFDGERIDGIDPEKIVRRGIFQVMEGRRIVADMTSLENLRLGAFTRSDGGIAADIDMVFNYFPRLKERTGLAGYLSGGEQQMLAIGRALMARPKMILMDEPSMGLSPLLVKEVFAIIQAINRDLGVTILLVEQNARAALSVASHGYIMEQGKVVLDGTADELRDNEDVKEFYLGGAGDQRKSFKNLKSFKRRKRWL, from the coding sequence TTGCAGACGATAGAAACGCAGATCGATCAAACTTCGACCGCCGCCACCGCCCCCATCCTCGCCGTGCGCAACATCGAGGTGGTGTATGACGACGTGATCCTGGTGCTGCGCGGCTTGAGCCTCGACGTGCCGAAGGGATCGATCGTGGCGCTGCTAGGGGCCAACGGCGCCGGCAAGTCGACGACGCTGAAGGCGATCTCGGGCCTGTTGAAGACCGAGGACGGCGAGGTGACGCGCGGCGAGATCCTGTTTGACGGCGAGCGCATCGACGGCATCGATCCCGAAAAGATCGTCCGCCGCGGCATCTTTCAGGTGATGGAGGGCCGCCGCATCGTCGCCGACATGACCTCGCTGGAAAACCTGCGGCTCGGCGCCTTTACGCGCAGCGATGGCGGAATCGCCGCCGACATCGACATGGTCTTCAACTATTTCCCGCGGCTGAAGGAGCGCACCGGGCTTGCCGGCTATCTCTCCGGCGGCGAGCAGCAGATGCTTGCGATCGGTCGCGCGCTGATGGCCCGTCCCAAGATGATCCTGATGGATGAGCCGTCGATGGGCCTGTCGCCGCTTCTGGTGAAGGAAGTATTCGCCATCATCCAGGCCATCAACCGCGATCTGGGCGTCACGATCCTGCTGGTCGAGCAGAACGCGCGCGCCGCGCTTTCCGTGGCCAGCCATGGTTATATCATGGAACAAGGCAAGGTGGTGCTCGACGGCACCGCGGACGAATTGCGCGACAACGAGGATGTGAAGGAATTCTATCTCGGCGGCGCCGGCGATCAGCGCAAGAGTTTCAAGAATTTGAAGAGCTTCAAACGACGGAAGCGATGGCTGTGA
- a CDS encoding ABC transporter substrate-binding protein — protein MTLKSLLGTVSLAVMLGGAASTAQAQIAIGHLEDLSGGTADVGTPYGQAVKDTFAWVNKNGGVGGKQLNVDSNDYGYQVPRAIALYKKWSAPDGKVSAIMGWGTADTEALTGFVAQDKIPDLSGSYAAALTDPEGVSGKAKAAPYNFFYGPSYSDALRAELTWAAEDWKAKGKPGKPKFVHMGANHPYPNAPKAAGEALATELGFEVMPPLVFALSPGDYSAQCLSLKSAGANYAYLGNTAASNISVMKACKTTGVDVQFLSNVWGMDENAAKTAGDAADGVIFPLRTAVGWGGNAAGMKTVMEISKMSDPTGKVYRPVHYIAAVCSALYMKEAIEWAAKNGGATGENVAKGFYQKADWVPAGMDGVCNPSTWTEKDHRPTTKVDLYRAKISGATDGDINDVMAKGTIKLEKVKTVELPRKADWFGW, from the coding sequence ATGACACTTAAATCACTGCTCGGCACCGTTTCACTGGCCGTGATGCTCGGCGGCGCGGCATCGACCGCGCAGGCCCAGATCGCGATCGGCCATCTGGAGGATCTGTCCGGCGGCACGGCCGATGTCGGTACGCCCTACGGCCAGGCCGTCAAGGACACCTTCGCCTGGGTCAACAAGAACGGCGGCGTTGGCGGCAAACAGCTCAATGTCGACAGCAACGATTACGGCTATCAGGTTCCGCGCGCGATTGCGCTCTACAAGAAGTGGTCGGCACCGGACGGCAAGGTGTCCGCGATCATGGGTTGGGGCACCGCCGACACCGAAGCGCTGACCGGCTTCGTGGCGCAGGACAAGATTCCGGACTTGTCGGGCTCCTACGCCGCGGCGCTGACCGATCCAGAGGGCGTCAGCGGCAAGGCCAAGGCTGCGCCCTATAATTTCTTCTATGGCCCGAGCTATTCGGACGCGCTGCGCGCCGAACTGACCTGGGCGGCGGAAGACTGGAAGGCCAAGGGCAAGCCGGGCAAGCCGAAGTTCGTCCACATGGGCGCCAACCATCCCTATCCGAACGCGCCGAAGGCGGCCGGCGAAGCGCTCGCGACCGAGCTCGGCTTCGAGGTCATGCCGCCGCTGGTGTTTGCGCTCTCGCCCGGCGATTACAGCGCGCAGTGCCTGAGCCTGAAGAGCGCGGGCGCCAACTATGCTTATCTTGGCAACACGGCCGCCTCCAATATTTCGGTCATGAAGGCGTGCAAGACCACGGGCGTCGACGTGCAATTTCTCTCCAATGTCTGGGGCATGGACGAAAACGCCGCGAAAACCGCAGGCGATGCAGCGGACGGCGTGATCTTCCCGCTCCGCACAGCGGTCGGCTGGGGCGGCAACGCGGCCGGCATGAAGACCGTGATGGAAATTTCCAAGATGAGCGACCCCACCGGCAAGGTCTATCGCCCGGTGCATTACATCGCAGCCGTGTGCTCGGCGCTGTACATGAAGGAAGCGATCGAGTGGGCCGCGAAGAACGGCGGTGCGACCGGCGAAAACGTCGCCAAGGGCTTCTACCAGAAGGCCGACTGGGTGCCGGCCGGCATGGATGGGGTCTGCAATCCCTCGACCTGGACCGAGAAGGATCATCGCCCGACCACCAAGGTCGACCTCTATCGCGCAAAAATTTCCGGCGCGACCGACGGCGACATCAACGACGTGATGGCCAAGGGCACGATCAAGCTCGAGAAGGTCAAGACCGTCGAGCTGCCGCGCAAGGCTGACTGGTTCGGATGGTGA
- a CDS encoding branched-chain amino acid ABC transporter permease: protein MASPSLIPSGDFRTSYAADTTIFPTAMSRNFAILGVIAACFAPYLLSNYWLSISIQIGIFAIAALGLNILVGFTGQISIGHAAFFLFGAFSSAYISNNFPVPVFFAIPLAGVVTALVGLIFGLPAARLKGLYLVIATLAAQYILLDFFSRAEWFSGGSVPASANPFSIFGYAFRGDRQYFYVVLAYLVVCFMLVTNLMRTRDGRALVAIRDHYLSAEIMGINLTKYRTLSFGLAAFFAGIAGALYAHYQLVISQEGFGIERSILFLAMIIIGGTGSVMGTLMGTAFVVLLPESMEWISATLKGSSIDRALSLNNNITFLREITVGLIIIGFLMFEPDGLAHRWRQIKTYWKLYPFSH, encoded by the coding sequence ATGGCAAGCCCCTCCCTCATTCCCTCCGGCGACTTCCGCACTTCCTACGCGGCGGACACCACGATCTTCCCGACGGCGATGAGCCGCAATTTTGCGATTCTCGGCGTCATCGCCGCGTGCTTCGCGCCTTACCTGCTTTCCAACTACTGGCTCTCTATCTCGATCCAGATCGGCATCTTTGCGATCGCAGCCCTTGGGCTCAACATCCTCGTCGGCTTCACCGGCCAGATTTCGATCGGCCACGCTGCGTTCTTTTTGTTCGGCGCGTTCAGCTCGGCCTACATCTCCAACAACTTTCCGGTTCCGGTGTTCTTTGCCATTCCGCTCGCCGGCGTCGTCACCGCGCTGGTCGGCCTGATCTTCGGCTTGCCGGCGGCGCGGCTGAAAGGCCTTTACCTCGTGATCGCGACGCTGGCCGCGCAATACATCCTGCTCGATTTCTTCTCGCGCGCCGAATGGTTCTCCGGCGGCTCGGTGCCGGCGAGCGCCAATCCGTTCTCGATTTTCGGCTACGCCTTCCGCGGCGACCGGCAATATTTCTACGTGGTGCTGGCCTATCTCGTGGTCTGCTTCATGCTCGTCACCAACCTGATGCGCACGCGCGATGGCCGCGCGCTGGTCGCGATCCGCGATCACTATCTTTCTGCGGAGATCATGGGCATCAACCTGACGAAGTACCGCACGCTGTCGTTTGGACTGGCGGCGTTCTTTGCCGGCATCGCCGGCGCGCTTTATGCGCATTACCAGCTCGTGATCTCGCAGGAAGGTTTCGGCATCGAGCGCTCGATCCTGTTTCTGGCGATGATCATCATCGGCGGCACCGGTTCGGTCATGGGCACCCTGATGGGTACGGCCTTTGTGGTGCTGCTGCCGGAATCGATGGAGTGGATCAGCGCGACACTCAAAGGCTCCAGCATCGACCGCGCGCTCTCGCTCAACAATAACATCACGTTCCTGCGCGAAATCACCGTCGGCCTCATCATCATCGGCTTCTTGATGTTCGAACCCGACGGGCTCGCGCATCGCTGGCGGCAGATCAAGACCTACTGGAAACTCTACCCGTTCTCGCATTGA
- a CDS encoding branched-chain amino acid ABC transporter permease, giving the protein MNTAFLIQLIVNGLVVGTLYGVVAMSFVLIYKATQVVNFAQGELLLVGAWVCWALLTKYGVPFWIGMPLTLVFMFAFGIAIQVVILRPMIGEPIISVIMVTIGLSTVFDAALKWIFGVNPQPFPRVFTSQSLDLFGLQIQTVYVMSLAVSLAMMIGMAWFFRASKYGLAMRATAFNQQVAQSLGISVKNVFAMAWAISATVSAVAGVVVAVVNGVSSGLSAYGIKVFPAAILGGLDSIGGAVLGGIIIGLLENVAQYVDSEYLHWGNLYEIAPFYVLIIILMIKPYGLFGTKDIERV; this is encoded by the coding sequence ATGAACACCGCGTTCCTGATCCAGCTCATCGTCAACGGCCTCGTGGTCGGCACACTCTATGGCGTGGTCGCGATGTCGTTCGTGCTGATCTACAAGGCCACCCAAGTCGTCAATTTCGCGCAAGGCGAACTGCTGCTGGTCGGCGCCTGGGTATGCTGGGCTCTGCTTACCAAATACGGCGTGCCGTTCTGGATCGGCATGCCGCTCACGCTCGTCTTCATGTTCGCCTTCGGCATCGCGATCCAGGTCGTGATCCTGAGACCGATGATCGGTGAGCCGATCATTTCCGTGATCATGGTGACGATCGGACTGTCGACCGTGTTCGACGCGGCGCTGAAGTGGATCTTCGGCGTCAACCCGCAGCCGTTCCCGCGGGTGTTCACCAGTCAATCGCTGGATCTCTTCGGCCTGCAGATTCAGACCGTCTATGTGATGAGCCTTGCGGTCTCACTGGCGATGATGATCGGCATGGCCTGGTTCTTCCGCGCCTCCAAGTACGGTCTTGCGATGCGCGCCACGGCCTTCAACCAGCAGGTGGCGCAATCGCTCGGCATTTCCGTGAAAAACGTGTTTGCGATGGCCTGGGCGATTTCGGCTACCGTATCGGCGGTCGCGGGCGTCGTGGTCGCCGTCGTCAACGGCGTGTCGTCGGGCCTCTCCGCCTATGGCATCAAGGTATTTCCGGCCGCAATCCTCGGCGGGCTGGATTCGATCGGCGGCGCGGTGCTAGGCGGCATCATCATCGGGCTATTGGAAAACGTCGCGCAATATGTCGACAGCGAATATCTGCACTGGGGCAATCTCTACGAGATCGCGCCGTTCTACGTGCTGATCATCATCCTGATGATCAAGCCGTATGGCCTGTTCGGCACCAAAGACATCGAGCGGGTGTAA
- a CDS encoding long-chain fatty acid--CoA ligase: MMDYAARVAQADTYPKLLRLNAREFGKEIALREKDLGLWKLFTWNDYHTRVRDFALGMVELGLTRGDVIGIIGDNRPDWVAAEIATHAFGGLSLGLYRDVLDEEAAYLLNYGEAKIVFAEDEEQVDKLLGLADRAPSLRHIVYSDPRGMRKYDDPRLMSAGQLVARGRERAAREPSFYDSLVDATRGEDVAILCTTSGTTSHPKLAMLAAGRVLRHCAIYLAFDPKGPEDEYVSVLPLPWIMEQIYVLGKGLLCRMKVNFFEEPETMLNDFREIAPTFVLCAPRVWEAMAADVRAQVMDASPLKQGLYHLGMKAGLSALARNRHSIVAETLLFRALRDRLGFTRLRSAATGGAALGPDTFRFFRAMGVPLRTLYGQTETLGAYTLHPEDAVDPDTTGVAMADSIEIKIDNPDINGVGEIVIRHPNMFLGYYKNPEASAAEMKDGWLQSGDAGYFNDKKQLVVIDRIKDLAETSRGERFSPQYLENKLKFSPYVAEAVVLGAGRDRLAAMLCIRFSIVSKWAEKNRISFTTYTDLSARPEVYELLQKEVETVNATLPPAQRISRFLLLYKELDADDGELTRTRKVRRGVINEKYADIIESIYSGRSDIPVDTVIRFQDGTTQRIRTTLKVVDLAGNAPLAEAAE, from the coding sequence ATGATGGATTACGCCGCCCGCGTTGCGCAAGCCGACACCTATCCGAAACTGCTGCGGCTGAACGCGCGCGAGTTCGGCAAGGAAATCGCGCTGCGCGAAAAAGACCTCGGCCTCTGGAAGCTCTTCACCTGGAACGACTACCACACCCGGGTTCGCGATTTCGCGCTCGGCATGGTCGAACTCGGTCTGACACGCGGTGACGTCATCGGCATCATTGGCGACAACCGCCCCGACTGGGTCGCAGCCGAGATCGCAACGCACGCGTTTGGAGGCTTGAGCCTCGGCCTCTATCGCGACGTGCTCGACGAGGAAGCCGCCTATCTCCTCAACTACGGCGAAGCCAAAATCGTCTTTGCCGAAGACGAAGAACAGGTCGACAAGCTCTTGGGCCTCGCCGACCGTGCGCCGTCGCTTCGGCACATCGTCTATTCCGATCCACGCGGCATGCGCAAATATGACGATCCGCGCCTGATGTCGGCCGGACAGCTCGTCGCACGCGGCCGCGAGCGCGCCGCGCGGGAACCATCGTTCTACGACAGCCTCGTCGACGCCACGCGCGGCGAGGACGTCGCGATCCTCTGCACCACCTCAGGCACGACGTCGCATCCCAAGCTTGCGATGCTCGCGGCGGGACGCGTGCTGCGGCATTGCGCCATTTATCTCGCTTTCGATCCGAAGGGGCCGGAAGACGAATACGTCTCCGTGCTGCCGTTGCCGTGGATCATGGAGCAGATTTACGTGCTCGGCAAAGGGCTCTTGTGCCGGATGAAGGTCAACTTCTTCGAAGAACCGGAAACCATGCTCAACGATTTCCGCGAGATCGCGCCGACCTTTGTGCTGTGCGCGCCCCGGGTCTGGGAGGCGATGGCCGCCGACGTGCGCGCGCAGGTGATGGATGCTTCTCCGTTGAAGCAGGGACTTTACCATCTCGGCATGAAGGCCGGGCTTTCAGCCCTTGCCCGCAATCGCCATTCGATCGTCGCCGAAACGCTTTTGTTCCGCGCGTTGCGCGACCGGCTCGGCTTCACGCGGCTGCGCTCGGCCGCGACCGGCGGCGCCGCGCTCGGCCCCGACACATTCAGATTTTTCCGCGCTATGGGCGTACCCCTGCGCACCCTTTACGGCCAGACCGAAACGCTCGGCGCCTATACCTTGCACCCGGAAGACGCCGTCGATCCCGACACCACGGGTGTCGCCATGGCAGACAGCATCGAAATCAAGATCGACAATCCCGATATCAACGGCGTCGGCGAAATCGTGATCCGTCACCCCAATATGTTTCTCGGCTACTACAAGAATCCCGAAGCGTCCGCAGCCGAAATGAAGGACGGCTGGCTGCAATCGGGCGATGCCGGCTATTTCAACGACAAGAAACAGCTCGTAGTCATCGACCGCATCAAGGATCTCGCCGAGACCTCGCGCGGCGAGCGCTTCTCGCCGCAATATCTCGAGAACAAGCTGAAATTCTCGCCCTATGTTGCGGAAGCCGTGGTGCTGGGCGCCGGCCGCGATCGGCTGGCGGCGATGCTTTGCATTCGCTTCTCGATCGTCTCGAAATGGGCGGAGAAGAACCGGATCTCGTTCACGACCTATACCGACCTTTCCGCGCGGCCTGAGGTCTACGAGCTCCTGCAAAAGGAGGTCGAGACGGTCAACGCCACGCTGCCACCGGCGCAGCGCATCTCCCGGTTCCTGCTCCTCTACAAGGAACTCGACGCCGACGACGGCGAATTGACCCGCACGCGAAAGGTCCGCCGCGGCGTGATCAACGAAAAATACGCTGACATCATCGAGTCCATTTATTCCGGCCGAAGCGACATCCCTGTCGATACCGTGATCCGTTTTCAGGACGGCACCACGCAACGCATCCGCACCACGCTGAAGGTGGTCGATCTCGCCGGCAACGCGCCGCTTGCGGAGGCCGCGGAATGA